cgaggaaggggcaggggaggagatACAGtcgagaggaggggaaggggagggctcACAGGTTCCGGGCCCCGGAAATCCGATCCCTTTAGGACCCAGACGTGCCAGTCCCCCAGCGGCGGCGGCGAGAAGGGCAGCCGCTCGGTTTCGGGCAGCCGCCGCTCGGGCAGAGCCAGAGAAAGACCGAGGCTCGGGGCgcgggggggagggagggagggagggtggcgCGGCGGCGGAGCAGTCCGGGCCGGCCGAACAGCCATGGGCGCCTGGGTGCCGGGCCCCCCGAGAACCAAGGCCCCCGGCCGGGGTTGGGGGCGCCCGGGCTACCAGCCCCGCTGACACCGCCTCGGACGATGTGAGCCGGCGCCTCCGACGCTGCTTCGCGGGCAGGGCGCGCGGTCCCACCGGCCCCGGCGGCCGCTTTTCTAATTTGGGTGGGGGCGACCATACCAGGCCGCTCGGGCTTGGTAAGAGGAGCTGGCTGTCTTTAGCAGCTTGATTGGGGGTGGCGACCCACACAGGGCGCTCGGagattccccccccccttttttttttaaagcgagGTTAACTGTTTTTGGCAGCTTGGTTTGAGGGGAGCCTAAAAAAGGCCTTTCGGAGTTCCTTTTTTTCTGGAGGAGGGGGCGGTGGTCTCGAATTGGCCAGCCGCCTTTTGGAAGGGGGGAGCGGGAAGCGTGGGGATGTGAACCCGGCTCCCCCCACTATGATGAAGACGGAGCCGCGGGGGCCCGGGGGTCCCCTCCGGAGCGCCTCCCCGCACCGCAGCGCCTACGAGGCGGGCATCCAGGCTCTGAAGCCTCCCGACGCGCCCGGGCCCGACGAGGCACCCAAGGCGGCCCACCACAAGAAATATGGCTCCAACGTCCACCGTATCAAAAGTATGTTCCTGCAGATGGGCACGACGGCTGGCGCGCCGGGCGAGGCGGGCGGCGGCGCGGGCCCCACCGAGGCCCTGCGGGCGCCGGAGCGCGGCGTGCGCCTGTCGCTGCCGCGGGCCAGCAGCCTGAACGAGAACGTGGACCACAGCGCCCTGCTCAAGCTGGGCACCAGCGTGTCGGAACGCGTGAGTCGCTTCGACTCCAAGCCCGCTCCCTCCGCGCAGCCCGCGCCGCCACCGCACCCGCCGTCCCGGCTGCAGGAGACGCGGAAGCTGTTCGAACGGAGTGTCCCCGCGGCCGCGGGCGGCGACAAGGAGGCCGCGGCGCGGCGGCTGCTGAGGCAGGAGCGCGCCGGGCTGCAGGACCGGAAGCTGGACGTCGTGGTGCGCTTCAACGGCAGCACCGAGGCGCTGGACAAGCTGGACACTGACGCCGTGTCGCCGACGGTCAGCCAGCTCAGTGCTGTCTTTGAGAAGGCCGATTCGAGGACCGGCCTCCACCGCGGGCCTGGGCTGCCCAGGGTCGCGGGCGCCGGGGCTCCCCAGGTCAACTCGAAGCTGGTCAGCAAGCGGTCCCGGGTGTTCcagccgcccccgccgccccccgccccgtcGGGGGATGCCCCAGCCGAGAAGGAACGCGGCCCCGGGGGGCAGCAGCCCCCGCAGCACCGAGtggcccccgcccggcctcccccCAAGCCCCGGGAGGTGCGCAAGATTAAGCctgtggaggtggaggagagcgGGGAGTCAGAGGCCGAGGCGGCGCCCGCAGAGGTGATCCAGGCGGAGGTGACGGTCCACGCGGCCCTGGAGAATGGCAGCGTCCTGGCAACCACCGCCAGCCCCGCGCCCGAGGAGCCGAAGGCCCAGGCGGccccggaggaggaggaggctgcgaCAGTGGCGGCACATGAGAGAGGGGTAGGCAGTGGCCGGGCCCCGGACGTGGCCCCCGAGGAGGCGGACGAGTCCAAGAAGGAGGATTTCTCGGAGGCTGACTTGGTGGACGTGAGCGCCTACAGTGGGCTGGGGGAGGACTCTGGGGGCAGTGCCCTGGAGGAGGACGACGAAGAAGACGAGGATGAGGGGGAGCCCCCCTACGAGCCCGAATCGGGCTGCGTGGAGATACCGGGGCTCTCGGAGGAAGAGGACCCGGCCCCTAGCCGGAAGATCCATTTCAGCACGGCGCCCATCCAAGTAAGTgagccccctcccgcccccgcgccgcccCCGCCACGTGCACGCTGTCGCCCCCACCTCGCCAACCAGCCAGCCGGGTTTGGCAGGCTGAGTCAGCCCTGCCACCCAGCCCCCTTCCCATAAGTTACCACCCCGAGGGGGGCATGGGGGACTTCCAGGTGTTTGTCAGAAGGGGAAAATTTTCAGGCTTGAGACAGGGTGACCTGCCCTGACCTGCCCTCAGGTTCCTCTGCCTGCTGCCCTGCCCAGCGCTTAGACGCACCCGCCCTGCCCCACGCACACCCTGGGACACCTGCTTTGCCTTCCTTTCCCAGTCATTCTCCCTCCAGAGGCTGCTAGAGGCCACGGCTTGGTCGGTGggaaggtgtgtgtgtatgtcctcAGGAAAGCCTCCCCACTTTGGTCCTTACTCCATTCTGGGTAGGAGAGGCCAGGGGAGCTTAGAAACACCCCCTGCTTTCCCCCTACACTGGAGTTGcataggggtgggggaggaaccTGGAACTTCCCAAAACGAAGGTGCAGGGGACCCACTGTGGCCCTTCCTCCTGACTGCCTGTAGCCCTCACCCCAACTTTGCAGAAGTGAAAGAGGGAAGCATGTCTGTGAGGGTGAGCTGGGCTGGAGCCATGTGACTGGAGGCCGGTTCCCTGGGGTCTGTGCTGGGCCAGCTCCCAAGGTGGGGGTGTAGGGTTCCACAGCGAGCAGGCACTTTCTGTGGTTTTGAGGAGGCTAGGCCTTCAGCAGGGTGTGGAAGAGAAGGAGGTGGGGCTAGGAAACCCCCAGGTGCCTGGCAGCAGCCTTCCTGCTTTTGCTCTTGGCTTTGGCAGGCCGCAGGCGCTCTTGCCACATTCTCTGGATTCCCTGAAGGAGGGGTGGGAGCTGTCCCTTTTTGAGGGGTGCCTcagctgccccccccccactATTGGTGATTGGTTTGTGGGTTGTACCATTGCTCTGAGATCCTCAGAACAGTGCTGATGATGGGGGGATATCCCCTGGGAGAATGAAGAACCCTAGCACCACCCCCTCCTTCTTAGTACCCTCCATTCTTGGCTGACACATTCAGCCTAATGGCTCTTTCTTACCGCCCCAGGCTCAGCTGTGCTTCATGTGCCCAAGTTGGCTTCCTGGGGGTGGCCCGGGGAAGGAAGCCTTTACCCTTCCCTAGCCAAACCCTCATCTGTTTGATCGCACTTGCCATAACTACTGGACACTGAAGCTACCCACGTTTCCTCTCACCTGCCCCAGTTCCTCTGTTCCTCTCCCATCTCCCACCCCAGGAGGCTTGAAAAGTGCTACTCCCCTCCAGGGCTAGCCCCTTCACCAGGGCTGTGACCTCACaagccctttcccctcccctctccccttctgaAGACGCTGGGATCCTGGAGGGAGGGAATTGAGCATTATGGGGGGTTTCTTGGGACACTGAGGACAGAGATGGGGACGACTGTGACAATCAGgacctcccaccaccaccacaaccagtTCCCTGAGCTGCCTGATCCCCTCAGAGGTGGAGTTTCGTCTTTCAGTCCTGGACCTCTGACTGTCTATATTTGACACCTTACCCTGATTTTTGGGTAAAAAATAGCACATGATTTGGAGCAGTGCTCCCTAACTCCCTGGTGACTGTTGCTCGCCTGAGTGTGGGAGCTTGTGGTGTGTAGCGCCACCTTTGTATGTCTGACTTTTGACCTTGTTGGGGACTCCCTCCTCTCACCCagtttttccctctctctgccccaaCCCCTGCATTGATACTAAGTCCAGGGTCTGGTGCCTCTCAGATGACCCAGTTGTTGCCTTGACGGAGGATTCTGCTGAGGACAGAGAGCTCAATTCCAGACTGTCACCTGGAGAAGGGAGACTGGGTCCAGGGCCCTCTGATAGGCTGGATACATGGTGGTAGGCCATGAGGAGTGGTCTGGGGCCTCTAAGCCAGAGGCCTGGGTTTCCTGCAGGGGGCAGGATTTGATAGGCTGAGAAAAGAGGGGAGGGCAAAGCCCAGAACAAGCTGTGGGGGTGTTTTGGAGGtcacacagtgtgtgtgtgtttgtgtgtgtgtgtatgtgtaattgCATGCGCTCATGCATGAGGGGAGGGATTTGGTTTACCCAAGCCACCACACAGACTGAGGGATGAAGGGACTTTCTCTGATAAATGGGAGGGTGAGGGTCAGGGGACTGAAATGCAAAAGTGGGCCAAAGCTGGTTTGCAGGGTCTAGGCACACGCCAGCCCTTGTCCTGGGGCACCTGTGCAATGGGGACAAAGTCACAGTGGCCCACCCACCAGAGCCCATCTGGTCGCAGTATCATCCTGCCCTGCCGCGAGCTAACCCCTGTGTCCTTGGGCAGTGGACCTGGCATCTTGCACTATGTGCAAAGTGACCCGTCCCTCCCAGGAGCTTGGGGGCCACCGGCCAGATGTCAAGAGGGCAGTCCCACCACTGCACTGTTGATGAGGAGCTTTAAGGGTTTGACCGCAGCTTTCTCTGATGCTGTGAAATTGAGGCCAGTGAGTTAAGTGACCACATAGGCCCTTCCCAGTTAGGAGCCACCTTGTAGGAGTGAGCGTCTGCGGTGGGGCTTGAGGGGTGACACCAAACCAAGACTGGGACACAAGAATGCTACTGCCCGCCTGGGTGCCTATGGGGTCTGCTCCTGGAGGAGAGGGGCCCTGGCAGGGGCCTCGGTGGAGACGGTGCCCCACTCCAGCTCCTCAGGCCGCAGGCCCAGCCATCTGATAGAGCTGCTGCCACCCTTCGTCGCCCCCACTTGGCTCCAAGTGGTGCCAACCTGTCGCTGCGGGCAATGAAGCAGGAACACATCATGGTACCCCAAATGGTGCTCATTAACTTCCCACTGGGGGCACCCTGCCTGGGCCCCGAATTGGGCGCTCCTGCAGAGCCTTGTCCTACCTTCCCTGTTCTTTGCAGGAGGGTCAGGCTGGGAGATTCCCCTTTCTGCTGAGAGACAGCAGAGGAGTGAAGGGGACAATGAGGCCAGGTTTGCTGTGGACAGTGTCCGAGGCTGCCACCTCCCCGATCTCCCTACTCTCTCCAGGGCACTGGGCCAGGACCTCTGCTGGACCTCATAGTGTGCTGGGGATAAAGGGAGACCCCAGAGAGTTGTGGCTCTGGAGGGAGACTGAGGCCTGGCCAGGCAGGCAAGGCCATAGGGGCAGCTCAGGTGGAGGGCCTGCCCttcctccttgagggcagaggtggtccttcctgcctccctcctccccctccccgcctcaaCTTCAGGTTCAGGTCAGCTGGGGCCCGGtgcccctctgcctctctccatcctgctctcccctgctcccctcccccacccctccccacgtCTCACACCCgcacccccctctctccccatctgGCATCCTCTAGCCTCTTCCccactcttccctcctccttttcccctcttctgCTCAGcttgttctttcctctctctcctgccgTCTGTGTCCATGTGCACCCTCGCCTTTGTCTGGGACAGGGGTTGTGTGTCAGTCTCTCTGTGACCTGGGGACCTGGAAACCTGGGTTCCTGCGTCTGACAATTTCTCCAGCATTGACCTTCCTTTCCTATTCCAGCTGGCCATGCCCATGTGGTCAAGGCTGCAGAAGAGAATTGTGGTGTGGATGGGCAATGCTCCCTTTGTCTCTTGCCCCACAGCTCCAGAGCTAGAAGGGCCTTCACTCCGAGCTGGGGTCATCGTGGCTGGAGGGGAGGCCTCATCGCCACCtgtccgggggtgggagaggcctGCGGCAGGAGGGGACCACGGTGGGTGGCAGGCACAGCCTGCCCTGGCGGCCTCTTCACGCCAGTTCAGCCCTTGCCTTCCTGTCGCCCCTCTGACAAATGGCCTCTTCCCCAGGTGTTCAGCACCTACTCCAACGAGGACTACGATCGTCGCAACGAGGACGTGGATCCCATGGCAGCCTCTGCTGAGTACGAGCTGGAGAAGCGGGTGGAGAGGTTGGAGCTGTTCCCTGTGGAGCTGGAGAAGGGTGAGCCAGGTCACCTGGGAGGGGACTCCTCCCTGATGCCAGCTTCTGCCCTGGACCCTCGGGCTTCCACTGGGACTTTGTGCTTCTACCTCTGACTGGGCCCGTGTCAGTGCCCCAGAGCCATGTGGACTCAGCCCAGCCCAAgcgcccaccaccaccacccctgtcTGTCATGCTGCACCACATGCTTCTGCAGTTACCAGGTCCCCAGGAGCACACTGGGCTGAGTCCTGGGCTATGTGGGCCAAACAATGATGGGAGACCGACAGAGGAGACAGGCATGGATGGAACGGTCATGCTGAACTGCATCCTAATGCACAGTAATAGAGgctgggaaaggaagagaggggtTGCACTGAACAGGAGACCTGACCAGACTCAGGGGGGTCCCCAAGGAAGTGATGCTTGAGTTGAGCTCTGCAGAGGAGATCAGGGCAGTatgtgggagagaggagagacctGGCTGGGTTTGGAtggtgggggaagaggggtgTGTAAGCAACTCCTCATAGACCACTCTTTTCTAAGATGGACTGGAAGCATGCAAGGCATGGGAAAGGTGTTCCAGAGGTCAGCTGGGGCCCGGtgcccctctgcctctctccatcCTGCTCCATACCAGGCTGTGATGTGGGGCAAAGGGTCATAAGTGGATGGAGAGGGACCACTGTGGGGTAGACAAGATGATGGCGGTACAGGAAGTGGGTGGACTTGAGAGATCCTTGGGAGGTGGGAACGGCAGGGTCTTGGGGTTATTTGGCTTTAGCAGAGGCTATGAGGGGGAGGGAAGAATCCAGGTGACTCCCAGGCGCCAGGGAGTGGCGGATGGGAAAAGCCTGTTCATAGGGGAAGATCATGATATTGGATGTCAGAAGCCCATGAAACAGGCAGGGGCAGCTATGGAGAGAGGAGTGGGCCttgggagagagaaaagcaggaggTCTTGAGTCATTGAGGCTCTGAGCAAGGATGACACTGCTTAGAGAGGGGAAGGCCCTGTCCCCTTGACTACCCCACACCTTCATCTGCATACAAATAGTACTCCCCTTAGCACCCCCTGCTGCaggtggggcagagggcagggagtgACCCAAGAGTATCCTAGTTGGCTTGGGAAAGAGGGGGTGGACAGAACCATGAACCTTCCTCAGGTGTGGGACATCCTCTAAGCATGGAGGCTGCTTCTTGAGGTGGGGCTGTACGTACCCCAGAgtgagggttgggggtggggggtctctGTCTCCTGCAAGCCCCTGGCTGGAGCCCCCCACCCCTTACTGGCTTCTCATCACCCTCTGCTCCACAGACTCCGAGGGCCTGGGCATCAGCATCATTGGCATGGGGGCCGGGGCGGACATGGGCCTGGAGAAGCTGGGCATCTTCGTCAAGACCGTGACTGAGGGCGGAGCGGCCCATCGGGATGGCAGGTACCGCCCCCGCTTCCCTGATCAGCCACCGTCCTGCGGGCCGGGCCACTACCTGTGTGGGGCTCAGATGTCGGTGGAGCActgctgtgccaggtgctggtcAAGGCCCTGGGGGGACAGTGAACCAAACGGATGGAGCCCTCACCCCACTGGGGCTTGCATACTGGGGGGCTGTGTGGGTGTTGCGTGTCCTGGTTGTGAGTGTTTGTTGGGCCGTGGTGGGGAGAGTGCGGGTGTGGAGGCTCTGTGCCTGGTGGAGTACATatgagcttttttgtttgtttagcaaATAGGAGTCTCTGACTCTGTCATAAGGTTGGTGCCAGTCCCTGAGGAATCAGTGATGAGGGCCCTCCTCTTGGGAAATGTGTAGTGTAGTGAGGCAGATGGACATTTAAGTGGACACACAGAAAATGGTGAAATGGGGGAAAAGCCTACAACAGGAGGGCTTGACTTCTCTGGGTATCAGGGAAGTGATGTAGGAGCTGAGAGCTGAAGGACGAGCAGGAGTTAGCTAGGCCGAGGGAGTGGGTGTGCAAGGCGTCCCACGCAGGGGACTGAAAGCAGGCAGGTATGCTGGAGCCTAGAAAGCGAATGGGACCAGGTGAGTGGTGCTAGCAGAACCAGAGGTAGAGGGGGTGCCGGAGAGGAGGCTGCTCCGTGCCTGCGTACCTGTGTTTGGCATCTGAGGCTGGAGGGCATGAGTTCTGTGGGTCAGAGGGCTCAGGGAGGACCTCTTGGAGTCCTGCGCAGCCCAGTGACCTT
This is a stretch of genomic DNA from Camelus bactrianus isolate YW-2024 breed Bactrian camel chromosome 16, ASM4877302v1, whole genome shotgun sequence. It encodes these proteins:
- the PPP1R9B gene encoding neurabin-2; the encoded protein is MMKTEPRGPGGPLRSASPHRSAYEAGIQALKPPDAPGPDEAPKAAHHKKYGSNVHRIKSMFLQMGTTAGAPGEAGGGAGPTEALRAPERGVRLSLPRASSLNENVDHSALLKLGTSVSERVSRFDSKPAPSAQPAPPPHPPSRLQETRKLFERSVPAAAGGDKEAAARRLLRQERAGLQDRKLDVVVRFNGSTEALDKLDTDAVSPTVSQLSAVFEKADSRTGLHRGPGLPRVAGAGAPQVNSKLVSKRSRVFQPPPPPPAPSGDAPAEKERGPGGQQPPQHRVAPARPPPKPREVRKIKPVEVEESGESEAEAAPAEVIQAEVTVHAALENGSVLATTASPAPEEPKAQAAPEEEEAATVAAHERGVGSGRAPDVAPEEADESKKEDFSEADLVDVSAYSGLGEDSGGSALEEDDEEDEDEGEPPYEPESGCVEIPGLSEEEDPAPSRKIHFSTAPIQVFSTYSNEDYDRRNEDVDPMAASAEYELEKRVERLELFPVELEKDSEGLGISIIGMGAGADMGLEKLGIFVKTVTEGGAAHRDGRIQVNDLLVEVDGTSLVGVTQSFAASVLRNTKGRVRFMIGRERPGEQSEVAQLIQQTLEQERWQREMMEQRYAQYGEDDEETGEYATDEDEELSPTFPGGEMAIEVFELAENEDALSPVDMEPEKLVHKFKELQIKHAVTEAEIQQLKRKLQSLEQEKGRWRVEKAQLEQSVEENKERMEKLEGYWGEAQSLCQAVDEHLRETQAQYQALERKYSKAKRLIKDYQQKEIEFLKKETAQRRVLEESELARKEEMDKLLDKISELEGNLQTLRNSNST